One Vitis vinifera cultivar Pinot Noir 40024 chromosome 8, ASM3070453v1 genomic window carries:
- the LOC100267093 gene encoding thioredoxin H-type yields MGQCFMKHHNDDDDSDHNAAFASGNVHLITTKENWEEKLAEASKDGKIVIANFSATWCGPCKMIAPFYCELSEAHPSLMFLTVDVDELSEFSSSWDIKATPTFFFLRDGQQVDKLVGANKPELQKKITAILDSMTQCNK; encoded by the exons CATcacaatgatgatgatgattccGATCACAATGCTGCATTTGCTAGTGGAAATGTACACCTTATCACTACCAAAGAAAATTGGGAGGAGAAGTTGGCAGAAGCAAGCAAAGATGGAAAGATT GTGATTGCAAATTTTAGTGCAACATGGTGTGGTCCTTGTAAAATGATTGCACCATTCTACTGCGAACTATCTGAGGCACACCCTTCTCTGATGTTTCTAACTGTTGATGTTGATGAACTAAGT GAATTCAGTTCTTCATGGGATATCAAAGCCACTCCAACCTTTTTCTTCCTCAGAGATGGGCAACAGGTAGACAAGCTTGTGGGGGCGAACAAACCTGAGCTACAGAAGAAGATAACTGCTATTTTAGATTCCATGACCCAGTGTAATAAATGA